A stretch of Lactuca sativa cultivar Salinas chromosome 6, Lsat_Salinas_v11, whole genome shotgun sequence DNA encodes these proteins:
- the LOC111908861 gene encoding protein NRT1/ PTR FAMILY 5.10 isoform X2 encodes MPGLERRRSSPCSVLSLLMRFWALGLLTVSALIPFSGCETPNGSTSTCSPPQFQVVLFFVSLYLVAFAQGGHKPCVQAFGADQFDSQNPEELKSKSSFFNWWYLGLCGGPLLALGVLNYIQDNFSWGLGFGIPCIVMGLALLIFLSGTTTYRFEEKVDEKSAFVRIGQVFVRAFQNRKTPSSSISMEEEAYGTGTLPHQGSQQFRFLNKALVSTDGSKEEGKICSLNEVNEAKAVLRLIPIWSSLLAFAVVFAQFSTLFTKQGFTMDRSIGSSLEVPAATLQSFISITVVILIPIYDRILVPLARSITRKPSGITMLQRIGTGIFISILSMIVSAVVEIKRLKTAEEYGLLDNPSATVPMKIWWLLPQYLLTGAADVFTMVGLQEFFYDQVPTELRSIGLALYLSIFGVGSFLSSFLISIVEKTTGGDGGDGWISDNLNRGHLDYFYWLLAGISSVAFLIYLYFAKSYIYNRQTTF; translated from the exons ATGCCTGGTCTGGAACGGCGTCGCTCCTCCCCTTGTTCGGTGCTTTCGTTGCTGATGCGTTTTTGG GCACTAGGGTTACTCACTGTTTCAGCTTTGATTCCTTTTTCCGGCTGTGAAACCCCCAACGGTTCCACTTCCACATGTTCTCCTCCTCAATTCCAAGTCGTTCTGTTCTTCGTTTCACTGTATCTTGTCGCATTTGCTCAAGGAGGACACAAGCCATGTGTTCAAGCTTTCGGAGCTGACCAGTTTGACTCCCAGAATCCAGAAGAACTCAAATCCAAAAGCTCCTTCTTCAACTGGTGGTACCTTGGATTGTGTGGAGGTCCACTTTTGGCGCTAGGTGTTCTTAACTACATTCAGGATAACTTCAGTTGGGGTCTTGGATTTGGGATTCCTTGCATTGTTATGGGTCTTGCACTCCTTATATTCTTGTCTGGAACCACAACATATCGGTTTGAAGAGAAAGTCGATGAAAAAAGTGCTTTTGTTAGAATCGGGCAAGTGTTTGTTAGAGCGTTTCAGAATCGGAAAACTCCATCTTCATCAATATCCATGGAAGAAGAAGCTTATGGAACTGGAACCTTGCCTCATCAAGGTTCTCAgcagttcagatttctaaacaaaGCCTTGGTTTCAACCGATGGATCAAAGGAAGAAGGGAAGATCTGTAGCCTGAATGAAGTGAACGAAGCGAAAGCAGTTCTCAGACTAATTCCGATATGGTCCAGCTTGTTAGCATTCGCAGTTGTTTTCGCCCAATTTTCCACATTATTCACCAAACAAGGGTTCACCATGGACAGATCAATCGGATCTAGCTTAGAAGTTCCGGCCGCCACACTCCAAAGTTTCATCAGCATCACCGTCGTCATCCTTATCCCAATCTACGACCGCATCTTAGTCCCTCTCGCCAGATCCATCACCAGAAAACCCTCCGGCATCACAATGCTTCAAAGAATCGGAACCGGAATCTTCATATCGATACTTTCAATGATCGTTTCAGCAGTTGTCGAGATCAAACGATTGAAAACCGCAGAGGAATACGGATTATTAGATAACCCTAGCGCCACCGTTCCGATGAAAATCTGGTGGTTGTTACCTCAATATTTGTTGACCGGAGCTGCTGACGTGTTCACGATGGTGGGCCTACAAGAGTTCTTCTACGATCAAGTGCCGACGGAGTTGAGGAGCATCGGTTTAGCGCTTTACCTGAGTATATTCGGTGTCGGTAGCTTTTTAAGCAGTTTTCTGATCTCGATTGTTGAGAAAACCACCGGCGGAGATGGTGGAGACGGTTGGATTTCCGATAACTTGAATCGAGGTCACCTTGATTACTTCTACTGGCTTCTAGCGGGTATCAGTAGTGTGGCATTTTTAATCTACTTGTATTTTGCAAAATCTTACATATATAATCGACAAACTACCTTTTGA
- the LOC111908861 gene encoding protein NRT1/ PTR FAMILY 5.10 isoform X1: MDATGSASNYSQVETPLVDGVVDGFVDFKGRPVVRSKSGGWRSAYFIIGVEVAERFAYYGISSNLITYLTGPLGQSTATAAENVNAWSGTASLLPLFGAFVADAFLGRYRTIFIASLLYTLALGLLTVSALIPFSGCETPNGSTSTCSPPQFQVVLFFVSLYLVAFAQGGHKPCVQAFGADQFDSQNPEELKSKSSFFNWWYLGLCGGPLLALGVLNYIQDNFSWGLGFGIPCIVMGLALLIFLSGTTTYRFEEKVDEKSAFVRIGQVFVRAFQNRKTPSSSISMEEEAYGTGTLPHQGSQQFRFLNKALVSTDGSKEEGKICSLNEVNEAKAVLRLIPIWSSLLAFAVVFAQFSTLFTKQGFTMDRSIGSSLEVPAATLQSFISITVVILIPIYDRILVPLARSITRKPSGITMLQRIGTGIFISILSMIVSAVVEIKRLKTAEEYGLLDNPSATVPMKIWWLLPQYLLTGAADVFTMVGLQEFFYDQVPTELRSIGLALYLSIFGVGSFLSSFLISIVEKTTGGDGGDGWISDNLNRGHLDYFYWLLAGISSVAFLIYLYFAKSYIYNRQTTF; encoded by the exons ATGGATGCCACCGGCTCCGCCTCCAATTATTCTCAAGTTGAAACTCCATTGGTGGACGGCGTCGTTGACGGATTCGTTGACTTTAAAGGTCGTCCCGTCGTCAGATCCAAATCCGGTGGCTGGAGATCCGCCTATTTTATTATCG GTGTTGAAGTGGCGGAGAGATTTGCATACTATGGAATTAGTTCAAACCTAATCACATATTTGACTGGTCCGTTGGGCCAATCGACGGCGACGGCTGCCGAAAATGTGAATGCCTGGTCTGGAACGGCGTCGCTCCTCCCCTTGTTCGGTGCTTTCGTTGCTGATGCGTTTTTGGGTAGATACCGGACGATTTTCATTGCTTCTCTCCTCTACACACTG GCACTAGGGTTACTCACTGTTTCAGCTTTGATTCCTTTTTCCGGCTGTGAAACCCCCAACGGTTCCACTTCCACATGTTCTCCTCCTCAATTCCAAGTCGTTCTGTTCTTCGTTTCACTGTATCTTGTCGCATTTGCTCAAGGAGGACACAAGCCATGTGTTCAAGCTTTCGGAGCTGACCAGTTTGACTCCCAGAATCCAGAAGAACTCAAATCCAAAAGCTCCTTCTTCAACTGGTGGTACCTTGGATTGTGTGGAGGTCCACTTTTGGCGCTAGGTGTTCTTAACTACATTCAGGATAACTTCAGTTGGGGTCTTGGATTTGGGATTCCTTGCATTGTTATGGGTCTTGCACTCCTTATATTCTTGTCTGGAACCACAACATATCGGTTTGAAGAGAAAGTCGATGAAAAAAGTGCTTTTGTTAGAATCGGGCAAGTGTTTGTTAGAGCGTTTCAGAATCGGAAAACTCCATCTTCATCAATATCCATGGAAGAAGAAGCTTATGGAACTGGAACCTTGCCTCATCAAGGTTCTCAgcagttcagatttctaaacaaaGCCTTGGTTTCAACCGATGGATCAAAGGAAGAAGGGAAGATCTGTAGCCTGAATGAAGTGAACGAAGCGAAAGCAGTTCTCAGACTAATTCCGATATGGTCCAGCTTGTTAGCATTCGCAGTTGTTTTCGCCCAATTTTCCACATTATTCACCAAACAAGGGTTCACCATGGACAGATCAATCGGATCTAGCTTAGAAGTTCCGGCCGCCACACTCCAAAGTTTCATCAGCATCACCGTCGTCATCCTTATCCCAATCTACGACCGCATCTTAGTCCCTCTCGCCAGATCCATCACCAGAAAACCCTCCGGCATCACAATGCTTCAAAGAATCGGAACCGGAATCTTCATATCGATACTTTCAATGATCGTTTCAGCAGTTGTCGAGATCAAACGATTGAAAACCGCAGAGGAATACGGATTATTAGATAACCCTAGCGCCACCGTTCCGATGAAAATCTGGTGGTTGTTACCTCAATATTTGTTGACCGGAGCTGCTGACGTGTTCACGATGGTGGGCCTACAAGAGTTCTTCTACGATCAAGTGCCGACGGAGTTGAGGAGCATCGGTTTAGCGCTTTACCTGAGTATATTCGGTGTCGGTAGCTTTTTAAGCAGTTTTCTGATCTCGATTGTTGAGAAAACCACCGGCGGAGATGGTGGAGACGGTTGGATTTCCGATAACTTGAATCGAGGTCACCTTGATTACTTCTACTGGCTTCTAGCGGGTATCAGTAGTGTGGCATTTTTAATCTACTTGTATTTTGCAAAATCTTACATATATAATCGACAAACTACCTTTTGA